A genomic region of Azoarcus sp. KH32C contains the following coding sequences:
- a CDS encoding TetR/AcrR family transcriptional regulator — MKTSVKRTEPVTKKRARATTAAHDEKRFEIIEHCAALFDRVGYHGTSMQMLADDVGLGKPTLYHYFSSKDDILHEMHQLHIDALIGGLEADANTPDIQPAELLERACASTLRQIALHPGYVRAFMDHYAELQDEQRAEMRQRRKDYFTRVTEIIRAGIKSGQFRDVDPDLATLTFLGMCNWAYKWYPRMADEIPPEKMAKSLCGILLGGLNAK; from the coding sequence ATGAAAACTTCAGTCAAGCGGACCGAGCCGGTAACGAAAAAGAGGGCCCGCGCGACAACCGCGGCGCACGACGAAAAACGCTTCGAGATCATCGAACACTGCGCCGCGCTGTTCGACCGCGTCGGCTACCACGGCACTTCGATGCAGATGCTGGCGGATGACGTTGGCCTTGGCAAGCCGACGCTGTACCACTATTTCTCCAGCAAGGACGACATCCTCCACGAGATGCACCAGTTGCATATCGACGCGTTGATCGGCGGCCTTGAAGCGGACGCGAATACTCCCGACATCCAACCCGCGGAACTCCTGGAACGTGCGTGCGCGTCGACCCTGCGCCAGATCGCACTCCATCCCGGCTACGTCCGCGCCTTCATGGACCACTACGCGGAACTCCAGGACGAACAGCGCGCGGAAATGCGGCAACGCAGAAAGGATTATTTCACGCGCGTAACCGAGATCATTCGTGCGGGAATCAAATCGGGGCAGTTCCGCGATGTCGACCCCGACCTGGCCACCCTCACCTTCCTCGGCATGTGCAACTGGGCCTACAAATGGTATCCCCGCATGGCCGACGAGATCCCGCCGGAAAAAATGGCGAAATCGCTGTGCGGCATTCTGCTCGGCGGATTGAACGCCAAGTGA